A single window of Marispirochaeta aestuarii DNA harbors:
- a CDS encoding diaminopimelate decarboxylase family protein, with product MSNQSVPFTKEQIERIIDTYPTPFHIYDEKAIRENARRFYKAFDWVPGGFRNYFAVKALPNPRIIQILREEGMGTDCSSLPELVLSEMAGISGEEVMFTSNDTPATEYVRAKELGAVINLDDISHIDYLQENAGIPELICFRYNPGELKSGNDIIGKPTEAKYGFTRDQLFEGYKKVRDLGAKRFALHTMVASNELNPDYFIETAGLLFDTAVELKKELGIELEFVNLGGGIGIPYRPEEKPVDLEYVSEGIRKRYEKTIKPAGLDGMRIVMECGRMVTGPYGWLVTKVLHRKETYKTFIGLDSSMANLMRPALYGAYHHITVLGKEDAPATFIADITGSLCENNDKFAIDRKIPEVEIGDILAIHNTGAHGHAMGFNYNAKLRSAELLLKEDGSVELIRRAETVEDYLATLV from the coding sequence ATGAGTAATCAGAGTGTACCTTTTACAAAAGAACAGATTGAAAGAATTATCGATACCTACCCCACTCCTTTCCACATCTACGACGAAAAGGCCATACGGGAGAATGCCCGCAGGTTTTACAAGGCCTTCGACTGGGTCCCCGGGGGGTTCAGGAACTACTTCGCCGTCAAGGCATTGCCGAATCCCCGGATCATACAGATCCTCAGGGAAGAGGGCATGGGGACCGACTGCTCCTCCCTGCCAGAGCTGGTACTCTCCGAAATGGCCGGAATAAGCGGAGAGGAGGTCATGTTCACCTCCAACGATACCCCGGCAACAGAGTACGTCAGGGCAAAAGAACTGGGTGCGGTAATCAACCTGGACGACATCTCCCACATCGACTATCTGCAGGAAAATGCCGGGATTCCGGAGCTGATCTGCTTCCGCTATAATCCCGGGGAGCTCAAGAGCGGCAACGACATTATCGGAAAACCCACGGAGGCCAAATACGGCTTTACCAGGGACCAGCTCTTCGAAGGCTACAAGAAGGTCCGGGATCTGGGGGCAAAGCGCTTTGCCCTTCACACTATGGTGGCATCCAACGAGCTGAACCCCGATTATTTTATCGAAACCGCAGGGCTCCTCTTCGACACCGCAGTGGAACTCAAAAAGGAACTTGGAATCGAGCTGGAGTTCGTCAATCTCGGCGGCGGCATAGGGATTCCCTACCGGCCGGAGGAAAAACCGGTTGATCTGGAATACGTATCGGAGGGAATACGAAAACGATACGAAAAAACCATTAAACCTGCTGGCCTTGATGGGATGCGCATCGTAATGGAATGCGGCCGCATGGTCACCGGCCCTTACGGCTGGCTTGTTACGAAAGTGCTCCATCGCAAGGAGACCTACAAGACCTTCATCGGCCTCGATTCCTCCATGGCCAACCTGATGCGTCCTGCCCTCTACGGTGCCTATCACCATATTACAGTCCTTGGAAAAGAGGACGCTCCCGCGACCTTTATCGCGGACATTACCGGCAGTCTCTGCGAAAACAACGACAAGTTCGCCATTGACCGGAAAATCCCGGAGGTGGAGATCGGGGACATACTGGCCATCCACAACACCGGGGCCCACGGCCATGCCATGGGCTTCAACTACAACGCCAAGCTTCGTTCCGCTGAACTGCTGCTTAAAGAGGACGGCTCCGTGGAACTGAT
- a CDS encoding DMT family transporter — translation MNTKVSTSLPYLALTGAVLLWAGSFIAMRIAVAVIPPGLVVWLRMAITLLILLPFYRIFISSGFQTRDLYYLLPMVLLQPCLYFLCESTALTLTTASQAGIISSIVPILVALGAMLFLKEPMSPRQWLALALSVAGVVGLTLGGNEDSAGSAANPMLGNVLEFLAMVMAAGNFILIKHLSGRYSTWSLTAYQILAGFFFFLPAAAGLPALPFQVWTGPVLVSVLFLGVFVTFGGFGLYNYGQRNVPAARASLFINLIPVVTAFLGWMILAETLSPVQIISGVVVISAVRIGSNPRLKPKPAAA, via the coding sequence ATGAACACAAAGGTATCCACATCTCTGCCCTATCTTGCCCTCACCGGGGCGGTTCTTCTCTGGGCAGGCTCATTTATCGCCATGCGCATTGCCGTCGCGGTAATTCCTCCGGGGCTGGTTGTCTGGCTCAGGATGGCTATAACCCTGCTCATCCTGCTGCCCTTTTATCGAATCTTCATAAGTTCTGGTTTTCAAACCAGGGACCTCTACTATCTGCTTCCCATGGTGCTGCTGCAGCCCTGCCTCTATTTTCTCTGCGAGTCCACCGCCCTTACCCTGACCACAGCCAGTCAGGCGGGGATAATCTCCTCCATTGTTCCGATTCTGGTTGCCCTGGGGGCCATGCTCTTTTTAAAGGAGCCCATGAGTCCCCGACAATGGCTCGCCCTGGCCCTGAGCGTTGCCGGGGTTGTGGGGCTTACCCTGGGGGGGAACGAGGACTCCGCCGGTTCCGCGGCGAATCCCATGCTGGGAAACGTCCTCGAGTTTCTGGCAATGGTAATGGCGGCGGGGAATTTTATCCTCATAAAGCACCTTTCCGGGCGCTACAGCACCTGGTCCCTGACGGCCTACCAGATTCTTGCGGGCTTCTTCTTTTTTCTTCCCGCTGCCGCAGGGCTGCCTGCTCTTCCCTTTCAGGTCTGGACAGGACCGGTACTGGTATCGGTTCTTTTTCTGGGGGTATTCGTTACCTTCGGGGGCTTCGGCCTCTACAACTACGGTCAGAGGAACGTGCCGGCCGCCAGGGCTTCCCTGTTTATCAATCTTATCCCCGTGGTTACCGCTTTTCTCGGCTGGATGATCCTCGCCGAAACCCTCTCCCCGGTCCAGATCATCAGCGGTGTGGTGGTAATCAGCGCGGTCAGGATAGGATCGAACCCGCGGCTCAAGCCCAAACCGGCTGCCGCTTGA